In a single window of the Anaerotruncus rubiinfantis genome:
- a CDS encoding DUF5107 domain-containing protein — protein sequence MSKKVITRKQRQIIPTYVPKKPNDLPMFFEKKPYQGASGRLYPLPYSDGITDEKQDVSYEVYTLENEYVKTQVLPAIGGKILRGYDKTGDYDFIYHNEVIKPALVGLAGAWISGGIEFNFPQHHRPTTFMPLEATLEESPDGGATVWTGEVEPFYRMRGAAGITLDPGRSYIKAKIRVYNRTDLPQIFMWWANLAVPVNENTRTIFPPDVEWVNDHDRRAVIEWPIAKGVYKTARPFDYGAGTDLSRYDSVKVPSSFLVSQGQSDMDFVAGYDSGIQKGIVTTADHHIAPGKKMWTWGHGDFGEMWCSNLTDQNGPYIELMTGVYTDNQPDFTWLQPYETREFEQYWYAIHDIGDVKNATMDAAMNMEQRGGELFIGFNVTGVFPGCKVLVTAGNGTVFSETVDMAPETAYLKTIPLAGRDFYSLTVSLISADGRTLVSYQPYVRGQKKPIEVRKPVIRPSEMKTVEELYLNGYHLEQYKQHNFDPRDYYREGLRRDPGDIRCNTAMARLALKDGKFDECVNHCDVAIARLTSRNQHPTDTESFYLKGVALCYLGKTAEACDVLHRAGWNYSHRSAAYYKLAALDCAAGRYCDAIEKAGVSYGLNAGHLRARNLEAAALRRLGRKAEAEAIARNNMRADSLDLWSRFEYLFLTGKDTGIAEIFGQKPENFLDVVCDYLEAGLFEDALRVLNLAGNDYPLFSYYRAYCLGQCGREFTQDLLRAAHLETGTCFPSRLQDIEILNFAIRHNPDDSNACYYLGSLYYDRFRYEEAILCWEEAVRREPKHAKALRNLSLAYFDKRGDYASARVCMEKAMEYKPDPRLLFEYQQLLKNSNVSPRERLAVYEKHPDLLAERDDCYLDQIVLLCLQGDYKEAIRRAAVKHFHIYEGGEGNLTKQHAWMHVLYGNELAANGQADEAEKIYHAGVNMPKSYGEAKTFFNQEAHIYYYLGRLLETKGQQDAAQKAYWEASVYKAAVSELSLFRALALRKLSRFSEANAVLAEMLSSGDSLIADKDLRTYYGVGSPCPMPFEYDVEKQNLVNGHILRGYALLGLGKREQAETEIAAAARLDPYNFRIYSYHQIKTRV from the coding sequence ATGAGCAAAAAAGTGATAACTCGAAAACAGCGGCAGATCATTCCGACCTATGTGCCAAAAAAGCCGAATGATTTGCCCATGTTCTTCGAAAAGAAGCCCTATCAAGGGGCTTCCGGAAGATTATATCCGCTGCCCTATTCGGACGGTATCACCGACGAAAAACAGGACGTATCCTACGAGGTTTACACATTGGAAAATGAATATGTCAAAACGCAGGTACTGCCTGCCATTGGCGGAAAAATCCTGCGCGGATACGACAAAACCGGGGATTACGATTTTATTTATCATAACGAGGTCATCAAGCCCGCCCTGGTGGGGCTGGCCGGCGCCTGGATTTCGGGCGGCATAGAATTCAACTTCCCGCAGCACCACCGCCCGACCACCTTTATGCCTTTAGAGGCCACTCTGGAGGAAAGCCCGGATGGCGGGGCCACCGTCTGGACAGGAGAGGTGGAACCCTTTTACAGGATGCGCGGCGCCGCCGGAATCACCCTGGACCCGGGCCGCAGCTACATCAAGGCAAAAATCCGTGTTTACAACCGGACCGACCTCCCCCAGATTTTTATGTGGTGGGCAAACCTCGCGGTCCCGGTCAATGAAAACACCAGGACCATCTTCCCGCCGGATGTCGAATGGGTGAACGACCACGACCGGCGGGCGGTCATCGAATGGCCCATCGCAAAGGGAGTTTACAAAACTGCCCGGCCCTTCGATTACGGTGCAGGCACCGATTTGTCCCGTTACGATTCGGTAAAAGTGCCCTCCTCGTTCCTGGTTTCCCAGGGACAGTCGGACATGGATTTCGTGGCAGGTTACGACAGCGGCATCCAGAAGGGGATTGTCACCACCGCGGACCATCATATCGCCCCTGGTAAAAAAATGTGGACCTGGGGTCATGGGGATTTCGGGGAAATGTGGTGCTCGAACCTGACCGATCAGAACGGGCCCTATATCGAGCTGATGACCGGTGTTTATACTGATAACCAGCCGGATTTCACCTGGCTTCAGCCCTACGAGACCCGCGAATTCGAGCAGTACTGGTATGCGATTCACGACATCGGGGACGTGAAAAACGCCACCATGGACGCCGCGATGAATATGGAGCAGCGCGGCGGAGAGCTGTTCATCGGATTCAACGTCACGGGCGTGTTCCCCGGCTGCAAAGTTCTGGTCACGGCTGGAAACGGGACTGTTTTCTCCGAAACCGTCGACATGGCTCCCGAAACCGCCTATCTCAAAACCATTCCGCTCGCGGGACGCGATTTTTATTCCCTCACCGTTTCACTCATCTCGGCGGACGGCAGAACCCTGGTTTCCTACCAACCGTATGTCCGGGGGCAGAAAAAGCCGATCGAGGTGCGCAAGCCTGTGATCAGGCCGTCGGAAATGAAGACGGTTGAGGAACTCTATCTCAACGGCTACCATCTGGAACAGTATAAGCAGCATAACTTTGACCCACGGGATTACTACCGGGAAGGGCTCCGGCGGGACCCCGGCGATATTCGCTGCAATACCGCCATGGCCCGCCTGGCGCTGAAGGACGGCAAATTTGATGAATGCGTGAACCACTGCGACGTCGCAATTGCACGCCTGACCTCCCGCAACCAACATCCCACCGATACAGAATCCTTCTATCTCAAAGGGGTGGCGCTCTGCTATCTGGGCAAAACCGCCGAGGCCTGCGATGTTCTGCATCGCGCGGGATGGAACTATTCCCATAGAAGCGCCGCATATTATAAGCTGGCCGCCTTGGACTGCGCCGCTGGGCGCTATTGTGATGCGATTGAAAAGGCCGGCGTTTCTTATGGGCTGAACGCCGGGCACCTGCGCGCCCGGAATCTGGAAGCTGCCGCCCTGCGGCGGCTCGGACGCAAAGCCGAGGCCGAAGCAATCGCGCGGAACAATATGCGGGCGGATTCCCTGGATCTCTGGAGCAGATTTGAATATCTGTTCCTCACCGGAAAGGACACGGGCATCGCGGAGATTTTTGGCCAGAAACCGGAAAATTTTCTCGACGTGGTATGTGATTATCTGGAGGCCGGCCTTTTTGAGGACGCGCTGCGTGTGCTCAATCTCGCCGGAAATGATTATCCGCTGTTCTCCTATTACCGGGCCTACTGTCTCGGACAATGCGGCAGGGAGTTCACACAGGACCTGCTGCGCGCGGCGCATCTGGAAACCGGGACCTGTTTCCCGTCCCGGCTCCAGGATATCGAGATCCTGAACTTCGCCATCCGGCATAACCCGGACGACTCCAATGCCTGTTACTATCTGGGCAGCCTCTACTATGACCGCTTCCGGTACGAGGAAGCCATCCTCTGCTGGGAGGAGGCGGTTCGGCGGGAGCCAAAACACGCCAAAGCCCTGCGGAACCTCAGCCTCGCCTATTTCGACAAGCGCGGGGATTACGCTTCGGCGCGCGTCTGCATGGAAAAGGCGATGGAATATAAGCCGGATCCCAGGCTGCTGTTTGAATATCAGCAGCTGCTCAAAAACAGCAACGTCTCCCCACGGGAACGGCTCGCGGTCTATGAAAAGCATCCGGATCTTTTGGCCGAACGCGACGACTGCTATCTCGACCAGATCGTCCTGCTCTGCCTGCAGGGAGATTACAAGGAAGCCATCCGCCGGGCCGCTGTCAAGCATTTCCACATCTACGAGGGCGGAGAGGGAAACCTCACCAAACAGCATGCGTGGATGCATGTCCTCTATGGCAATGAGCTCGCCGCAAACGGACAGGCGGACGAAGCGGAAAAAATCTATCATGCCGGCGTGAATATGCCGAAATCCTATGGCGAAGCAAAGACCTTCTTCAACCAGGAAGCCCACATCTATTATTATCTCGGGCGTCTCCTGGAGACGAAAGGCCAGCAGGACGCCGCACAGAAAGCCTACTGGGAGGCTTCGGTCTATAAAGCCGCCGTTTCAGAGCTGTCCTTGTTCCGGGCCCTGGCGCTCAGAAAGCTCTCCCGTTTCTCCGAGGCAAACGCTGTGCTGGCGGAGATGCTTTCCTCCGGCGATTCTCTGATCGCTGACAAAGATCTGCGGACTTATTATGGCGTCGGTTCACCCTGCCCCATGCCTTTTGAGTACGATGTTGAAAAGCAGAATCTTGTCAATGGCCATATCCTGCGCGGTTATGCGCTCCTTGGTCTTGGCAAGCGGGAACAGGCGGAAACCGAAATTGCCGCCGCCGCGCGGCTCGATCCCTACAATTTCCGGATCTATTCCTATCATCAGATCAAAACTCGTGTCTGA
- a CDS encoding LuxR C-terminal-related transcriptional regulator, which translates to MSEVLIFLEPAYSGSMWCQNLLDGLLGVLKLKRIPYRIIGSLKEIRENRYIFLIGSNNTWVKAVLRACNEIGTYPILLCNQTYHKFNADYSAICSDVAGSMKHLVGILDSMKRKRIALYGVNPQSVSDEGRKDSFLVAMGGRGRGDIFINNGSLQQCFARFLLRAQEYDTAICTNDFAAISLVRHLKEQRPELLDRLTIIGCAEARLTGHYADRIHSVRLNFEEYGKAAVVTLGSLQKTPCISNIVMMIKWDCSAIEKLQPGQSEKTEIKKPALPVEMQCTETFYNDDELREMMLVERLLCECTEVERLILRKIMEGSSYEKIAEECFLMEGTIKYHVKKMGSLCRVNGKRQLVELLRKYLLGSV; encoded by the coding sequence ATGAGTGAAGTTCTGATATTTTTAGAACCCGCATATTCCGGCAGCATGTGGTGCCAAAACCTGCTTGACGGGCTGTTGGGCGTGCTAAAGCTGAAAAGGATTCCATACAGGATCATCGGTTCCCTGAAGGAAATAAGAGAAAACCGGTATATTTTTTTAATCGGTTCGAACAACACCTGGGTGAAGGCGGTCCTGCGGGCGTGCAACGAAATTGGGACCTATCCGATTTTGCTCTGCAACCAGACCTACCACAAGTTCAATGCGGATTACAGCGCGATCTGTTCGGATGTCGCGGGGTCGATGAAGCATCTGGTGGGGATTCTGGATTCCATGAAACGCAAGAGAATCGCACTGTATGGGGTAAATCCGCAGTCGGTTTCAGACGAAGGACGCAAGGATAGTTTCCTCGTGGCTATGGGCGGTCGGGGCCGCGGGGATATCTTTATCAATAACGGCTCGCTGCAGCAGTGTTTTGCGCGTTTTTTGCTGCGGGCGCAGGAATACGACACGGCAATCTGCACGAATGATTTCGCTGCGATTTCACTGGTCCGGCACCTGAAGGAACAGCGGCCTGAGCTGCTGGACCGCCTCACGATCATTGGCTGCGCCGAAGCGCGCCTGACCGGGCACTATGCTGATCGGATACACTCGGTGCGCCTGAATTTTGAGGAATATGGAAAAGCGGCGGTGGTCACGCTTGGCAGCCTGCAGAAAACACCCTGCATTTCCAATATCGTCATGATGATAAAATGGGACTGCTCAGCGATTGAGAAGCTCCAGCCGGGCCAATCAGAAAAGACGGAGATCAAAAAGCCTGCGCTGCCGGTGGAGATGCAATGCACCGAAACCTTTTACAATGACGACGAGCTGCGGGAAATGATGCTGGTGGAGCGCCTGCTCTGCGAATGCACCGAGGTCGAACGACTGATCCTCCGAAAAATTATGGAGGGATCTTCTTACGAAAAGATCGCGGAAGAGTGCTTTTTGATGGAAGGAACCATCAAGTACCATGTCAAAAAAATGGGCAGCCTCTGCCGCGTAAACGGAAAACGCCAGCTGGTGGAGCTGCTGCGCAAATATCTCCTGGGCAGTGTCTGA
- a CDS encoding aldose 1-epimerase, protein MILHNNALTVEISDIGSDYRGSRYDWSGIVKQVTLYGKSTFLSREIASDGGCGLGGIGLCSVFEWADTSIYDSTAFADSFPMIGVGLLKKSDTLPFQFTKAYEVTPFEREVLCQNDTEAAFHTLPHFCNGIAVDQRKTVSLQGTVLTVTHTLHNVGEKEIRATEFSHNFFRFGADGVNRGYRLQFPYSIAPTLRRGSLLIERDAYRVAAFDQATASTAFWVHGYEGMKTHWMKLTRDDSPLSVLVEDLFPVVNFYSWNNKDAFCPETFCGIALKPGESTTYSRRYTFSGPR, encoded by the coding sequence ATGATTCTGCATAACAATGCTCTGACTGTGGAGATCTCGGACATTGGGAGCGACTATCGCGGTTCCCGCTACGACTGGAGCGGAATCGTCAAGCAGGTGACGCTTTATGGGAAATCCACCTTCCTTTCCCGCGAGATTGCGTCCGACGGCGGCTGTGGACTCGGCGGGATTGGGCTGTGCAGCGTCTTCGAGTGGGCCGACACATCCATTTATGACAGTACCGCTTTCGCTGATTCCTTTCCAATGATCGGGGTCGGGCTTCTGAAAAAGAGCGACACCCTCCCATTTCAGTTCACCAAGGCATACGAAGTAACGCCGTTTGAGCGGGAAGTCCTCTGCCAAAACGATACGGAAGCCGCCTTCCATACCCTTCCCCATTTCTGCAACGGAATCGCGGTCGACCAGCGCAAGACAGTTTCCCTCCAGGGTACCGTTCTGACGGTTACACACACCCTGCACAACGTGGGCGAAAAGGAGATCCGCGCCACGGAATTCAGCCATAACTTTTTCCGCTTTGGCGCGGATGGGGTGAACCGCGGCTACCGGCTGCAGTTTCCCTATTCCATTGCGCCAACGCTGCGGCGCGGGAGCCTTTTGATCGAGCGTGACGCCTACCGGGTGGCCGCATTCGACCAGGCGACCGCATCCACCGCGTTCTGGGTGCATGGGTATGAAGGGATGAAAACCCACTGGATGAAGCTCACCCGCGACGATTCGCCGCTTTCGGTGCTTGTGGAGGATCTGTTCCCCGTCGTAAACTTTTACAGCTGGAACAACAAAGACGCCTTTTGTCCGGAAACCTTCTGCGGCATTGCGCTCAAACCCGGCGAATCAACCACTTACAGCAGACGTTACACTTTTTCCGGCCCGCGATAA
- a CDS encoding GntR family transcriptional regulator, whose amino-acid sequence MQDFIETNSTVASRVTEKLRSDIITKKIAAGSRITIKEISERYGTSNMPVREAFRILEGENLLKFSAYKGAEVLKIDISFIKDIYGVLRALEDLIYETALPAVDDELLDQLTKTNEKIRSLQDRQVAAYVDLNTSFHQLIIARGTNEKAIELYTYYNRLIREIRKSYTPSFERIKQVIPEHESIIGALREKDVLKLKAAVDTHVMNAQKNFSVQYNSEN is encoded by the coding sequence ATGCAGGATTTCATTGAAACCAACTCCACCGTTGCATCGCGCGTGACTGAAAAGCTGCGTTCGGATATCATCACCAAAAAAATCGCTGCGGGCAGCAGAATCACGATTAAGGAGATCTCCGAGCGGTATGGCACCAGCAATATGCCGGTGCGGGAAGCCTTTCGAATCCTTGAGGGCGAAAATCTTCTGAAGTTCAGCGCCTATAAAGGCGCGGAGGTTTTAAAAATTGACATCAGCTTTATCAAGGACATCTATGGGGTTCTGCGGGCTTTGGAGGATCTGATCTATGAAACCGCACTGCCGGCTGTGGATGACGAGCTGCTGGACCAGCTGACAAAAACCAATGAAAAGATCAGGTCGCTCCAGGATCGTCAGGTTGCTGCCTATGTGGATCTCAATACAAGCTTTCATCAGCTTATCATTGCGCGGGGCACAAATGAAAAAGCTATCGAGCTTTACACATACTATAACCGTCTGATCAGGGAGATCAGAAAGAGCTACACCCCTTCCTTTGAGCGGATCAAACAGGTGATCCCGGAACACGAAAGCATTATCGGTGCACTGAGGGAAAAGGACGTCCTGAAGCTGAAGGCCGCCGTCGACACACATGTTATGAACGCCCAGAAAAACTTCAGTGTGCAGTACAATTCGGAGAACTGA
- a CDS encoding MBL fold metallo-hydrolase, with protein sequence MNLTWLGQAGYYLVSPGGLRIMIDPYLSDALRRAQGEDFLREVPIDPAWCQAETDVLVITHCHADHMDFETLDCLLLRDHPVSVLAPLNVWQILRARYGGAHNYIQFDHGIEVSIGDVLFCSVFAAHSDERAIGILLQSPDCVLYHTGDTLWHRRIFEEIDRRVNALLLPINGQGNNMNAVDAARFTRRIQPDLVLPMHFDMFRKFGCGVGDFYAQFTADEQKKILVPEHYKEYCLWFGESK encoded by the coding sequence ATGAATCTGACCTGGCTGGGGCAGGCCGGTTATTACCTGGTAAGCCCGGGCGGGCTGCGGATCATGATAGACCCATACCTGTCGGACGCGCTGCGCAGGGCCCAGGGGGAGGATTTCCTGCGGGAAGTTCCGATTGACCCTGCCTGGTGTCAGGCGGAGACCGACGTACTGGTCATCACCCATTGCCATGCTGATCATATGGACTTTGAAACGCTTGACTGCCTATTGCTGCGGGATCATCCCGTCAGCGTTCTGGCACCGCTCAATGTCTGGCAGATCCTGCGGGCGAGGTACGGAGGCGCGCATAATTACATCCAGTTTGACCATGGGATCGAGGTGAGCATCGGGGACGTGCTGTTTTGTTCGGTGTTCGCGGCGCACAGCGACGAGCGGGCGATTGGGATCCTCCTCCAAAGCCCGGACTGCGTTCTTTATCATACCGGGGACACCCTCTGGCACCGGAGGATATTCGAGGAGATCGACCGCCGCGTCAACGCCCTGCTGCTCCCCATCAACGGGCAGGGGAACAATATGAACGCCGTGGATGCAGCCCGCTTTACAAGAAGGATCCAGCCGGATCTGGTGCTTCCAATGCATTTTGACATGTTCCGGAAGTTCGGATGCGGCGTCGGGGATTTTTACGCGCAGTTTACCGCTGACGAACAGAAGAAGATCCTGGTTCCGGAGCATTACAAAGAATATTGTTTATGGTTTGGAGAGTCGAAATGA
- the dgoD gene encoding galactonate dehydratase, with protein sequence MRITEIHTYTVFMYRTNYVFIEIETDEGTTGVGEGTLEYKEHALLGAVEDIRRVLIGRDPRQIEKITSELYRDSYWRNCAALQSAVSAVDMALWDIKGKLLGVPVYELLGGKVRDRVRMYANGWFAGANTPQEFASAAKAAKEKGVTALKWDPFGKAYLYMDRGELARSIETVEAVRASVGSEVDLLIEGHGRFDIETSVRVAQALKPFEPMFFEEPTPPDSIDALAEVRRKSPVPIAAGERLYAPVAFRDFLEKGCADFIQPDVSHCGGISAIKKIASMAENYYVAVAPHNPSGPVANAATLQLAGCLTNFRILEIMMTDMSWRKRLTDERVIFADGTILIPDRPGLGLSLNREECGAHPFQPVDLRHYKGSLTDIRPRDAAEYYFEGI encoded by the coding sequence ATGAGGATAACAGAGATACATACCTATACCGTGTTCATGTACCGTACCAACTATGTGTTCATTGAAATTGAAACCGACGAAGGGACCACCGGCGTTGGGGAGGGTACCCTCGAATATAAGGAACACGCTCTGCTGGGAGCGGTTGAAGATATCCGGCGGGTCCTGATCGGCAGGGACCCCCGGCAGATTGAAAAGATCACGTCCGAACTTTACCGGGATTCCTACTGGCGGAACTGCGCGGCGCTGCAAAGCGCGGTGTCGGCTGTGGATATGGCACTTTGGGACATCAAGGGCAAGCTGCTGGGGGTTCCGGTGTACGAGCTGCTTGGCGGGAAGGTCCGGGACAGGGTCCGCATGTATGCGAACGGCTGGTTTGCCGGTGCGAATACCCCGCAGGAGTTTGCCTCGGCCGCAAAGGCGGCAAAAGAAAAAGGCGTGACAGCGCTCAAATGGGACCCATTTGGAAAAGCGTATCTCTATATGGATCGCGGCGAACTGGCGCGGTCGATCGAGACAGTGGAAGCGGTACGCGCCAGCGTGGGCAGCGAGGTGGATCTGCTCATCGAGGGGCACGGCCGGTTCGATATCGAAACTTCGGTGCGCGTTGCCCAGGCGCTCAAGCCGTTCGAACCCATGTTTTTCGAGGAACCCACGCCTCCGGACTCGATCGACGCGCTTGCCGAGGTGCGCAGAAAATCGCCGGTTCCCATTGCGGCCGGGGAACGGCTTTATGCGCCGGTCGCCTTCCGGGATTTTCTGGAGAAGGGCTGTGCGGATTTCATCCAGCCGGATGTCAGCCATTGCGGCGGCATCTCCGCGATCAAAAAGATCGCCTCTATGGCGGAGAATTACTATGTTGCGGTTGCCCCCCACAATCCGAGCGGCCCGGTGGCGAACGCGGCCACGCTGCAACTGGCGGGATGCCTGACAAACTTTCGGATACTGGAAATTATGATGACCGATATGAGCTGGCGGAAGCGGCTCACGGATGAACGGGTGATTTTTGCGGACGGGACAATTTTGATTCCGGACCGGCCGGGGTTGGGGCTTTCCCTCAACCGGGAGGAGTGCGGCGCACATCCTTTCCAACCGGTTGACCTGCGGCATTACAAAGGGTCACTGACAGATATCCGTCCCAGAGACGCGGCGGAATATTATTTTGAAGGGATCTAG
- a CDS encoding SDR family NAD(P)-dependent oxidoreductase, producing the protein MFDLNGKVALVTGSSAGLGAAIARCMADAGADVAVNYVSPSSAEKAERQAEYIRSKGRRAAVIQADVASEADVRRMIDTVRREFGRLDILVNNAGINSNFNIDNMTLEAWQKIQDVNITGGFLCSKYALPVMREHAFGRIIMISSMVGEQGALFGQVHYAATKGAQMSFAKTLARTVAKENITVNSIAPGVHMTETLHEILVESDPHRMDKTIPMIPMGRLGTCEEVGYAAVFLASEEASYITGLTVDVNGGMYMR; encoded by the coding sequence ATGTTTGATCTGAATGGGAAAGTCGCATTGGTAACGGGGTCATCGGCGGGGCTTGGTGCGGCGATCGCGCGCTGCATGGCGGACGCCGGCGCGGATGTGGCGGTAAACTACGTGTCGCCGTCCTCTGCGGAAAAAGCTGAACGGCAGGCGGAGTATATCCGTTCAAAAGGCCGCCGGGCGGCGGTGATCCAAGCGGATGTCGCCAGTGAAGCGGATGTCAGGCGGATGATTGACACGGTCCGCCGGGAGTTCGGAAGGCTGGATATCCTGGTGAACAATGCGGGCATCAACAGCAATTTTAATATTGACAACATGACGCTCGAGGCGTGGCAGAAGATCCAGGACGTCAATATCACCGGAGGATTTCTCTGCAGCAAATACGCCCTGCCGGTGATGCGCGAGCATGCATTCGGCAGGATCATCATGATCAGTTCAATGGTGGGCGAACAGGGAGCTCTCTTTGGGCAGGTTCACTATGCGGCCACCAAAGGGGCGCAGATGTCCTTTGCGAAGACGCTGGCACGTACAGTGGCCAAAGAGAACATCACCGTCAATTCGATTGCGCCGGGGGTCCACATGACCGAGACGCTTCATGAGATTCTGGTGGAATCGGATCCGCACCGGATGGATAAGACGATACCGATGATTCCGATGGGAAGGCTTGGCACCTGCGAGGAGGTGGGTTATGCGGCGGTATTCCTCGCTTCGGAAGAGGCTTCCTACATCACGGGTTTGACCGTCGATGTAAACGGCGGAATGTATATGAGATAA
- a CDS encoding TRAP transporter small permease, translating to MRAVTKLFDKLEWLLKQISSCLMVVFTFLVFLQVFTRYFLNFPLSWTEQLARYLFIWMIMLYMPVLMRQKVNMSFDILLKRLPKNIQEIFFLFCELMIAVFAIMYLTSGIEFCTAFQEKILIGINIKAVYIYSAQIVGSGMLLLFTLEIMYYHFMEMIGKKRAEGGQTE from the coding sequence ATGAGGGCTGTCACAAAGCTGTTCGACAAGCTGGAATGGCTGTTAAAACAGATTTCATCCTGCCTGATGGTGGTTTTCACGTTTCTTGTATTCCTGCAGGTATTTACAAGATACTTTCTCAATTTCCCGCTGAGCTGGACCGAACAGCTCGCGAGGTACTTGTTTATCTGGATGATCATGCTCTATATGCCGGTACTGATGCGGCAGAAGGTCAATATGTCCTTCGATATTCTGCTTAAGCGCCTCCCCAAAAACATCCAGGAAATCTTCTTTTTGTTCTGTGAACTCATGATCGCAGTGTTTGCAATCATGTATCTCACCAGCGGAATTGAATTCTGCACCGCATTTCAGGAGAAAATTCTGATCGGCATCAATATCAAAGCGGTTTATATCTATTCCGCACAGATTGTCGGGTCGGGGATGCTGCTGCTGTTCACGCTGGAGATTATGTATTATCACTTTATGGAAATGATTGGCAAAAAACGGGCGGAAGGGGGACAGACAGAATGA
- a CDS encoding TRAP transporter large permease, whose protein sequence is MIAQLFIVFFVLMMLGMPLAYAMATASGLCFFLTPELPNLTMAQKMFTAMDSFSMLAIPFFMFAGSLMNETGITEKIIAFAKTIVGHFRGGLAQATVVTGVMLAGKSGSANADTSILAKIMVPALEKEGYEKGFSCSLVAGCGALAPVIPPSIMMVVYSGVTAISIASLFMAGIVPGLIIGGGYLIVNYLYARKRGIPKSHFVGLAAVWKTFKKAIWALMMPLIIIGGIMSGMVTATESGMIATVYGLIYGFASKNLTLKTLKKCIDDAVSATVNPMLIISFAGLFGFLITYNHFSELVMGIMNGITTNPYMILIIISIILLIAGMLLDANAALLMLVPIFAPLISVYGYDEIHFAMVCILTLVMGGMSPPVAMLLYIASSCTETPLDQVVKHIWPFLVVNYAVVILVIFCPIIVTWLPALM, encoded by the coding sequence ATGATTGCACAGCTGTTTATTGTGTTTTTTGTACTTATGATGCTTGGCATGCCGCTCGCTTACGCAATGGCGACCGCTTCCGGCCTCTGCTTCTTTTTGACGCCGGAGCTGCCAAACCTCACCATGGCGCAGAAAATGTTCACCGCAATGGACTCTTTTTCGATGCTGGCGATCCCGTTCTTCATGTTCGCCGGGTCCCTGATGAACGAGACCGGCATCACCGAAAAAATTATCGCATTTGCCAAAACGATTGTCGGCCACTTCCGGGGCGGCCTTGCGCAGGCAACGGTTGTGACGGGCGTCATGCTGGCGGGCAAATCCGGTTCGGCCAACGCGGACACCTCGATCCTCGCCAAGATCATGGTCCCGGCGCTGGAAAAAGAGGGGTATGAAAAGGGGTTCAGCTGTTCGCTGGTCGCGGGCTGCGGCGCGCTTGCCCCGGTTATCCCGCCGAGCATTATGATGGTGGTCTATTCCGGCGTGACAGCCATATCGATCGCAAGCCTTTTCATGGCGGGCATCGTGCCGGGACTGATCATCGGCGGCGGCTACCTGATTGTGAACTATCTCTACGCGAGAAAACGCGGGATTCCCAAATCGCATTTCGTTGGCCTGGCAGCGGTATGGAAAACCTTTAAAAAGGCGATCTGGGCGCTCATGATGCCGCTCATCATCATCGGCGGCATTATGAGCGGGATGGTCACCGCCACCGAGTCGGGAATGATCGCCACCGTGTATGGGCTTATTTATGGGTTCGCATCGAAAAACCTCACCCTGAAAACGCTCAAAAAGTGTATTGACGACGCGGTCAGCGCAACGGTCAACCCGATGCTGATCATCTCGTTTGCGGGCCTGTTTGGCTTCCTGATCACCTATAACCATTTCTCTGAGCTGGTGATGGGAATTATGAACGGCATCACCACCAATCCATATATGATCCTGATCATCATCAGCATCATCCTGCTCATCGCGGGGATGCTGCTGGACGCGAACGCGGCGCTGCTGATGCTGGTTCCCATCTTTGCCCCGCTCATCAGTGTATACGGATACGATGAGATCCATTTTGCGATGGTTTGCATCCTGACGCTGGTTATGGGCGGTATGAGCCCGCCGGTGGCGATGCTGCTTTATATCGCGTCAAGCTGTACGGAGACTCCGCTTGATCAGGTGGTAAAGCATATCTGGCCGTTCCTGGTTGTGAACTATGCGGTGGTTATTTTGGTGATATTCTGTCCGATCATTGTCACCTGGCTTCCGGCTCTCATGTAG